The following proteins are encoded in a genomic region of Streptomyces lunaelactis:
- a CDS encoding dipeptidase, with product MDSVTDAATDHLARARELLAAHPVVDGHNDLPWALREHVRYDLDRLDIAGDQTGRLHTDIPRLRAGGVGAQFWSVYVRSDLAGDDAVSATLEQIDGVRQLLERYPADLAAALTADDMEKARGEGRIASLMGAEGGHSINNSLATLRALFTLGVRYMTLTHNDNVAWADSATDEAGVGGLSAFGREVVREMNRIGMLADLSHVAPSTMRDALAISVAPVVFSHSSSRAVCDHVRNIPDDVLALLPANGGVAMATFVPKFILPAAVDWTRAADENMQAHGLHPLDTTPEAMKVHEAFEAANPRPMATASTVADHLDHMREVAGVDHIGIGGDFDGTAFTPSGLEDVAGYPNLIAELLRRGWSDADLAKLTWQNAVRALRAAEDVARELGASRGPSNATIEQLDG from the coding sequence ATGGACTCAGTCACGGACGCAGCCACGGACCACCTCGCCCGGGCGCGTGAACTGCTCGCCGCCCACCCCGTCGTCGACGGCCACAACGACCTGCCCTGGGCGCTGCGCGAGCACGTCCGCTACGACCTGGACCGCCTCGACATCGCCGGTGACCAGACCGGCCGGCTGCACACCGACATCCCGCGGCTGCGCGCCGGCGGCGTCGGCGCGCAGTTCTGGTCGGTGTACGTACGCAGTGACCTGGCCGGCGACGACGCGGTCAGCGCGACCCTCGAACAGATCGACGGGGTACGCCAGTTGCTGGAGCGCTACCCGGCCGATCTGGCCGCCGCGCTCACCGCCGACGACATGGAGAAGGCGCGCGGCGAGGGCCGCATCGCCTCCCTCATGGGCGCCGAGGGCGGCCACTCCATCAACAACTCCCTGGCCACGCTCCGCGCCCTGTTCACCCTGGGCGTGCGCTATATGACCCTCACCCACAACGACAACGTCGCGTGGGCGGACTCGGCGACCGACGAGGCCGGGGTCGGCGGTCTCTCCGCCTTCGGCCGTGAGGTCGTACGGGAGATGAACCGCATCGGCATGCTGGCCGACCTCTCGCACGTCGCCCCCTCGACGATGCGCGACGCGCTGGCCATATCGGTCGCGCCGGTCGTCTTCTCGCACTCCTCGTCCCGGGCGGTCTGCGACCACGTGCGCAACATCCCCGACGATGTGCTGGCCCTGCTGCCTGCCAACGGGGGCGTCGCGATGGCCACGTTCGTACCGAAATTCATCCTGCCCGCAGCCGTCGACTGGACCCGGGCCGCGGACGAGAACATGCAGGCACACGGCCTGCACCCGCTGGACACGACGCCCGAGGCGATGAAGGTCCACGAGGCCTTCGAGGCGGCCAACCCGCGCCCGATGGCGACCGCTTCGACGGTCGCCGACCATCTCGACCATATGCGCGAGGTCGCCGGCGTCGACCACATCGGCATCGGCGGCGACTTCGACGGCACGGCCTTCACCCCGTCCGGCCTCGAGGACGTGGCGGGCTACCCGAACCTGATCGCGGAGCTGCTGCGCCGCGGCTGGTCCGACGCCGACCTGGCGAAGCTCACCTGGCAGAACGCGGTGCGCGCACTGCGCGCGGCCGAGGACGTCGCCCGCGAGCTCGGGGCGAGCCGCGGCCCGTCCAACGCGACGATCGAGCAGCTCGACGGCTGA
- the purE gene encoding 5-(carboxyamino)imidazole ribonucleotide mutase: MTSPAAGPLVGIVMGSDSDWPVMEAAAQALDEFEIRYEVDVVSAHRMPREMIAYGEQADARGLKVIIAGAGGAAHLPGMLASVTPLPVIGVPVPLKYLDGMDSLLSIVQMPAGVPVATVSVAGARNAGLLAARILATQDGELLARMREFQQELNDQATEKGKRLRTKVAGAESFGFGK, encoded by the coding sequence ATGACCTCCCCCGCAGCCGGCCCCCTCGTCGGCATCGTCATGGGCTCGGACTCCGACTGGCCCGTCATGGAGGCCGCCGCGCAGGCACTGGACGAGTTCGAGATCCGCTACGAGGTCGATGTCGTCTCCGCGCACCGGATGCCGCGCGAAATGATCGCGTACGGCGAGCAGGCCGATGCCCGCGGCCTCAAGGTGATCATCGCGGGCGCCGGGGGAGCGGCCCACCTCCCGGGCATGCTCGCCTCCGTCACCCCGCTGCCGGTGATCGGTGTGCCCGTGCCGCTGAAGTACCTCGACGGCATGGACTCCCTCCTGTCCATCGTGCAGATGCCGGCGGGCGTGCCCGTCGCCACGGTCTCGGTGGCCGGCGCCCGTAACGCCGGTCTGCTCGCGGCCCGCATCCTGGCCACGCAGGACGGTGAACTCCTCGCCCGTATGCGGGAGTTCCAGCAGGAGCTGAACGACCAGGCCACCGAGAAGGGCAAGCGGCTGCGTACCAAGGTCGCAGGTGCGGAGTCCTTCGGCTTCGGGAAGTAA
- a CDS encoding 5-(carboxyamino)imidazole ribonucleotide synthase, translating into MVGGGQLARMTHEAGIPLGIRFKLLSDTPQDSAAQVVSDVVIGDYRDLDTLREFARGCDVITFDHEHVPIEHLRALEADGIPVRPGPDALVHAQDKGVMRAKLDELGAPCPRHRIVADPADVTAFAEEGDGFPVILKTVRGGYDGKGVWFVRTQDDAEAPFKAGVPVLAEEKVDFTRELAANIVRSPHGQAVAYPVVESQQVDGVCDTVIAPAPNLSEALSGQAQELALRIAKELGVVGHLAVELFETTDGRILVNELAMRPHNSGHWTQDGAITSQFANHVRAVLDLPLGDPRPRATWTVMANVLGGDYPDMYQAYLHCMARDPQLKIHMYGKDVKPGRKVGHVNTYGDDLDDVLERARHAAGYLRGTITE; encoded by the coding sequence ATGGTCGGCGGCGGTCAGCTCGCCCGTATGACCCACGAGGCGGGCATCCCCCTCGGCATCAGATTCAAGCTCCTCAGTGACACTCCGCAGGACTCCGCGGCCCAGGTGGTCAGCGATGTCGTCATCGGCGACTATCGCGATCTGGACACGCTGCGTGAGTTCGCGCGGGGCTGCGATGTGATCACTTTCGATCATGAGCATGTCCCGATTGAGCACCTCAGGGCCCTGGAGGCGGACGGCATCCCCGTCCGTCCGGGGCCCGACGCCCTGGTGCACGCCCAGGACAAGGGCGTGATGCGCGCCAAGCTCGACGAGCTCGGCGCGCCCTGCCCGCGCCACCGCATCGTCGCGGACCCCGCCGATGTGACGGCCTTCGCCGAAGAGGGCGACGGCTTCCCGGTCATCCTCAAGACCGTGCGCGGCGGCTACGACGGCAAGGGCGTCTGGTTCGTGCGTACCCAGGACGACGCCGAGGCGCCCTTCAAGGCCGGTGTCCCCGTCCTCGCCGAGGAGAAGGTGGACTTCACCCGCGAGCTCGCCGCGAACATCGTCCGCTCCCCGCACGGCCAGGCCGTCGCCTACCCCGTCGTCGAGTCCCAGCAGGTCGACGGCGTCTGCGACACGGTGATCGCGCCCGCGCCGAATCTGTCCGAGGCGCTCTCGGGTCAGGCCCAGGAGCTCGCCCTGCGGATCGCGAAGGAGCTGGGCGTCGTCGGCCATCTCGCGGTCGAGCTGTTCGAGACGACCGACGGCCGCATCCTCGTCAACGAGCTCGCGATGCGCCCGCACAACTCCGGCCACTGGACCCAGGACGGCGCGATCACCTCGCAGTTCGCCAACCACGTCCGGGCCGTCCTCGACCTCCCCCTCGGCGATCCGCGCCCGCGCGCCACCTGGACGGTCATGGCGAACGTCCTCGGCGGCGACTACCCGGACATGTACCAGGCGTATCTGCACTGCATGGCCCGCGACCCTCAGCTCAAGATCCACATGTACGGCAAGGACGTGAAGCCGGGACGCAAGGTCGGCCACGTCAACACCTACGGCGACGACCTGGACGACGTGCTGGAGCGCGCCCGTCACGCAGCCGGCTACCTCAGAGGAACGATCACCGAATGA
- a CDS encoding GtrA family protein: MSERGGVLRGQLKQLLREVAKFGAVGGAGLLVNLVVFNLLRHTTEIPVVRASILATVVAIAFNYVGFRYFTYRDRDKSRRTKELTLFLLFSVVGLVIENGILYAATYGFGWDSQLQSNIFKFLGIGIATLFRFWSYRTWVFRALPAREAVHAAESFLGQRQAEPDKVLRS, encoded by the coding sequence ATGAGTGAACGAGGCGGAGTGCTGCGCGGGCAGCTGAAACAGCTCTTGCGTGAAGTCGCCAAGTTCGGCGCGGTGGGGGGCGCGGGCCTGCTCGTCAACCTTGTGGTGTTCAACCTGCTCCGGCACACCACCGAGATCCCGGTGGTGCGGGCGTCGATCCTGGCCACGGTGGTCGCGATCGCGTTCAACTATGTGGGCTTCCGGTACTTCACCTACCGGGACCGCGACAAGAGCCGCCGGACCAAGGAGCTCACGCTCTTTCTGCTGTTCAGCGTGGTCGGCCTGGTGATCGAGAACGGCATTCTGTACGCGGCGACGTACGGCTTCGGCTGGGACAGCCAGCTGCAGAGCAACATCTTCAAGTTCCTCGGCATCGGTATCGCGACGCTGTTCCGCTTCTGGTCGTACCGCACCTGGGTGTTCCGGGCGCTGCCCGCGCGCGAGGCCGTGCACGCGGCGGAGTCCTTCCTGGGGCAGCGACAGGCGGAGCCGGACAAGGTCCTGCGGAGCTGA
- a CDS encoding ATP-binding protein, with the protein MRRRLINSTLAVVLVVIAVFGVSLVLVETRTISSSAQESVDSEAVRLVSIVDSRLIGGEPVNPGILSEQSGAKRYALIEIPGRPSIEIGKRPTGSVIRGVAYGERDETVTVEESRSSVTREVGRTLLIIGGGALLAVIAAVLLAVRQANRLASPLTDLAETAERLGSGDPRPRHKRYGVPELDRVADVLDASAERIARMLTAERRLAADASHQLRTPLTALSMRLEEITVTDDPETVKEEASIALAQVERLTDVVERLLTNSRDPRIGSAVVFDLDEIVKQQLEEWRPAYRSAGRAIVCSGRHGMGAVGTPGAVAQVLAALIENSLMHGGGTVAVRTRVTGNQAVVEVTDEGPGVPADLGARIFERTISGRNSTGIGLAVARDLAEADGGRLELLQQHPPVFALFLSRVQRSRKGNHGPTVR; encoded by the coding sequence TTGCGTCGACGTCTCATCAACTCCACGCTCGCCGTCGTGCTCGTCGTCATCGCCGTCTTCGGGGTCTCCCTCGTCCTCGTCGAGACCCGCACCATCAGCAGCAGCGCCCAGGAGAGCGTGGACTCCGAGGCCGTCCGTCTCGTCAGCATCGTCGACAGCCGGCTCATCGGCGGCGAGCCCGTCAACCCCGGCATCCTCTCCGAGCAGAGCGGCGCCAAGCGGTACGCCCTCATCGAGATCCCCGGCCGCCCCTCCATCGAGATCGGCAAGCGCCCCACCGGCAGCGTCATCCGCGGTGTCGCGTACGGCGAGCGCGACGAGACGGTCACCGTCGAGGAGTCCCGCTCCTCCGTCACCCGCGAGGTCGGCCGGACCCTGCTGATCATCGGCGGGGGCGCGCTGCTCGCGGTCATCGCCGCCGTCCTGCTCGCCGTCCGCCAGGCCAACCGCCTCGCCTCGCCCCTCACCGACCTCGCCGAGACCGCCGAGCGCCTGGGCTCCGGCGACCCCCGCCCCCGTCACAAGCGCTACGGCGTCCCCGAGCTCGACCGCGTCGCCGACGTCCTCGACGCCAGTGCCGAGCGCATCGCCAGGATGCTCACCGCCGAGCGCCGGCTCGCCGCGGACGCCTCGCACCAGCTCCGTACGCCGCTGACCGCGCTCTCCATGCGGCTGGAGGAGATCACCGTCACCGACGACCCCGAGACGGTGAAGGAGGAGGCGAGCATCGCGCTCGCCCAGGTGGAGCGGCTCACCGACGTCGTGGAGCGGCTGCTCACCAACTCGCGCGATCCGCGTATCGGTTCCGCCGTCGTCTTCGATCTGGACGAGATCGTCAAGCAGCAGCTGGAGGAGTGGCGGCCGGCCTACCGCAGCGCCGGCCGGGCCATCGTCTGCTCAGGACGGCACGGCATGGGCGCCGTCGGCACCCCGGGCGCGGTCGCCCAGGTGCTCGCCGCACTGATCGAGAACTCGCTCATGCACGGCGGCGGCACCGTCGCGGTACGCACCCGGGTCACCGGCAATCAGGCGGTCGTCGAGGTGACCGACGAGGGCCCCGGCGTACCGGCCGACCTCGGCGCGCGGATCTTCGAGCGGACCATCAGTGGCCGCAACTCCACCGGCATCGGACTGGCCGTGGCCCGCGACCTCGCGGAGGCGGACGGCGGCCGGCTCGAGCTGCTCCAGCAGCATCCGCCGGTCTTCGCGCTCTTCCTGAGCCGTGTACAGCGCAGCCGCAAAGGCAACCACGGACCGACGGTCAGGTAA
- a CDS encoding response regulator transcription factor produces the protein MTRVLLAEDDASISEPLARALRREGYEVEVREDGPTALDAGLAGGIDLVVLDLGLPGMDGLEVARRLRAEGHTVPILVLTARADEVDTVVGLDAGADDYVTKPFRLAELLARVRALLRRGATEPVPAPATHGVRIDVESHRAWMGEEELQLTAKEFDLLRVLVRDAGRVVTRDQLMREVWDTTWWSSTKTLDMHISWLRKKLGDDAANPRYIATVRGVGFRFEKS, from the coding sequence ATGACCCGTGTACTGCTCGCCGAGGACGACGCTTCCATCTCGGAGCCGCTGGCCCGCGCCCTGCGCCGGGAGGGTTACGAGGTCGAGGTGCGCGAGGACGGCCCGACCGCGCTCGACGCCGGACTGGCCGGTGGCATCGACCTCGTCGTGCTCGACCTGGGGCTGCCCGGCATGGACGGCCTGGAGGTCGCCCGCCGGCTCCGTGCGGAGGGCCACACCGTGCCGATCCTGGTGCTGACCGCCCGCGCGGACGAGGTGGACACGGTGGTGGGCCTGGACGCCGGGGCCGACGACTACGTCACCAAGCCGTTCCGTCTGGCCGAACTGCTGGCCCGCGTACGGGCGCTGCTGCGGCGCGGCGCGACCGAGCCGGTGCCGGCGCCCGCGACACACGGCGTACGGATCGACGTCGAGTCGCACCGGGCGTGGATGGGCGAGGAGGAGCTCCAGCTCACGGCGAAGGAGTTCGACCTGCTGCGGGTGCTGGTCCGGGACGCGGGCCGGGTGGTCACGCGCGACCAGCTGATGCGCGAGGTCTGGGACACGACGTGGTGGTCGTCGACGAAGACGCTGGACATGCACATCTCGTGGCTGCGGAAGAAGCTGGGCGACGACGCGGCGAACCCGCGGTACATCGCGACGGTACGGGGAGTGGGCTTCCGCTTCGAGAAGAGCTAG
- a CDS encoding peptide MFS transporter — MASSLTKDTAGTPSGEKTFFGHPRGMATLFMTEMWERFSWYGMRGILTLYLVAAVLDGPLEGREALAASVYGVYNAVVYMAAMPGGWVADRLWGARKAVLVGGIVIALGHFTLAIPSDIAFFCGLALIAVGTGLLKPNISAMVGGLYEGQSSARRDAGFTLFYMAINIGGMAAPLVVGYLGENVNWHLGFAVAGVGMALAVVQYVLGGRHLGDIGKEPAKPATPEEKRSVLRKVALWAGIAAAALAVDLVVGTYDIEHVVNVLAILGIVVPILYFVAIFRNPALTSEDRPKIQAYVWFFVTAVLFWMIYDQSGSLLTIFADNKTDRMIGGWEFPASWYQSVNPMMVIILAPVFAALWVKLATRNREPSTPMKFALAMLLIGGSFGIMGLAGAAAANSETGKVTVFWLLSVYLVQTLGEMCLSPVGLSLSTKLAPKLFVGQIMGLWFLASATGNALNGWTTKLNAPLGDALYYTLWAIVAVAAGLAFMTAGKKIRTLMGNVK, encoded by the coding sequence ATGGCGTCCAGCCTGACGAAGGACACCGCCGGGACCCCTTCTGGCGAGAAGACCTTCTTCGGCCACCCCCGCGGTATGGCCACCCTCTTCATGACGGAGATGTGGGAGCGCTTCTCCTGGTACGGAATGCGCGGCATTCTCACGCTTTACTTGGTGGCTGCCGTACTCGACGGCCCGCTCGAGGGCCGCGAGGCACTCGCCGCTTCGGTCTACGGTGTCTACAACGCCGTCGTCTACATGGCCGCCATGCCCGGCGGCTGGGTCGCGGACCGCCTCTGGGGCGCGCGCAAGGCCGTGCTCGTCGGCGGCATCGTCATCGCGCTCGGCCACTTCACCCTCGCGATCCCGTCCGACATCGCCTTCTTCTGCGGTCTCGCGCTGATCGCGGTCGGCACCGGTCTGCTGAAGCCGAACATCTCGGCGATGGTCGGCGGCCTCTACGAGGGCCAGTCCAGCGCTCGTCGCGACGCCGGTTTCACCCTCTTCTACATGGCGATCAACATCGGCGGTATGGCCGCCCCGCTGGTCGTCGGCTACCTCGGCGAGAACGTCAACTGGCACCTCGGCTTCGCCGTTGCCGGTGTCGGTATGGCCCTTGCCGTCGTCCAGTACGTCCTGGGCGGCCGTCACCTCGGTGACATCGGCAAGGAGCCGGCCAAGCCGGCCACGCCGGAGGAGAAGCGCTCGGTCCTGCGCAAGGTCGCCCTGTGGGCCGGCATCGCTGCCGCCGCGCTGGCCGTCGACCTCGTCGTGGGCACGTACGACATCGAGCACGTCGTGAACGTCCTGGCCATCCTCGGCATCGTCGTGCCGATCCTGTACTTCGTCGCGATCTTCCGGAACCCGGCGCTCACGAGCGAGGACCGGCCGAAGATCCAGGCGTACGTGTGGTTCTTCGTGACCGCCGTGCTGTTCTGGATGATCTACGACCAGTCCGGCTCGCTGCTGACGATCTTCGCGGACAACAAGACGGACCGCATGATCGGCGGCTGGGAGTTCCCGGCCTCCTGGTACCAGTCGGTCAACCCGATGATGGTCATCATCCTGGCTCCGGTCTTCGCCGCCCTGTGGGTCAAGCTGGCCACGCGCAACCGCGAGCCCAGCACCCCGATGAAGTTCGCCCTGGCGATGCTCCTCATCGGTGGCTCCTTCGGCATCATGGGTCTGGCGGGCGCCGCGGCCGCGAACAGCGAGACCGGCAAGGTCACCGTCTTCTGGCTGCTGAGCGTCTACCTGGTGCAGACCCTCGGCGAGATGTGCCTGTCGCCGGTCGGCCTGTCGCTGTCGACCAAGCTGGCCCCGAAGCTCTTCGTCGGCCAGATCATGGGTCTGTGGTTCCTCGCCAGCGCGACGGGCAACGCCCTGAACGGCTGGACCACCAAGCTCAACGCGCCGCTGGGCGACGCCCTCTACTACACGCTGTGGGCGATCGTCGCCGTGGCCGCGGGCTTGGCCTTCATGACGGCGGGCAAGAAGATCCGCACGCTCATGGGCAATGTGAAGTAA